The DNA window TGTTCTCATTGAATGGATTATGGATCTAGGCATCAAATTTAGGTTTCCCGAATCCTCTATGATGAAATATGTAGATTTGCTCCCGTAGCTTGCAAACTCAAGCAACCACACCCTCCACCATAATGAGTGAAGAAATTTAAACTGATTACCTTTTCGTTGCCATTACTTCACCGTCTCCTTGAACGTAAACTTCCATCGATTTTCACGTCATGACACGTTTTGTAGAAAtctatgcaacaacaaaacgcaTTAAATTGCAACAATCAATGCAATTGGGCAACAGCTAATGGGTTCTGTTTCTGCTGCTGAGTGGTTGAAAAATAGCAAAGTCATTACCGTTGTTAGCGTCTCCTGCTCACAAACGTGTACAAGTATATGCCGTTCGGACTAGAATGAGTAGAAACACGAAGAATTGAACTTCAAAGTGGAagattttatatattacaaGGCGAGTAATGTTCGAAACTTGATTGTATTGGCGGAGCAAGAAATTAAGAAATGGTAGGAGTACAATTCGAAAACTTCGAAGTATTGTGGATAAATAAATGAGCTCATTAAAGTACATAACGGTGTGTGGAGGTCGTAATGTTGCTAATTACTTCATTCGTATTTTATGAGAATGAGAATCGTAGGATTACAATGTTCCCATGATTTGTATTGAGAAATGTATTACTCTGATGGttaaatttaaagataatatGTAAGAACTTCCGTTAACTTGGATGCTaccacatttttaatatttttttttgggaacaTCAGAATAATATGAATGTGGAATTGATCGATCACTTCGATGTTTACGAGATGTAAAGAGTGTGAGCCCAGCTATTTGTTGCAGAGAGAAATAAACTTGGGCTAAATCTCATTATAATTGGATCAGAAGTGAGCTTTGGCAGATCTGAGGTCTTATGTGAATGAACCTAAAACTCAATATTTGCTAGCAAAGACTTCTTCCGATTCTCGTGAGGTTCGAACTCTTAACTACTCATTCTTCCAAAAAGAGTTCAAGAGATCAAATAACAATTTTACTTCATAGCACCTCTGAAAGAATCAATAACTTACAGAACGATcaacaaaagaaaatgttttccTGAGATCTTATTATAAAAACTAGTTCCATCTTCACACACTTTCTAATAATGACAAACAAAAGTACATTGCGCTCATCTTCTCCACCTGCACTCTAATTCTGCTATACTTAGTCTTTTTACTTTGGTGTAGGCTTTTCAAAATGCTTTATTTAGTCTCTTTACTCCAGTCTAGCCTCTTCAAGATTAATTTCGACAGTATTTTGATGTGTGTATGCTGTATGAACGTGTGTGCCTCCTATTTGTCACGACacattttatttcgtttactataatttttcatttctccaATGAAAACTCATTCGTATCGACTGTTTGCTGCCGTCTCTCATTAGGTCTGACATTTTCTACAAGTTTCTTTTCGGGTCGTTGCATCGTTATTACCAGTCTACTCTTCGCCTTCGTCATCTATCAATTCTACTCGGCCAGCATTGTGGGTACACTATTGATGGAGAAACCGAAAACGATACGAACATTGCGTGATTTAATACACAGCTCATTGGCAGTCGGTGTGGAGGATATAGCATATAATCGTGATTATTTTTTGGTAAGTGGTTGGAAGTATTGAATATGATATTTAGGgttttgtatataataatttaaagcaatatttattGCCAAGAACAGAGTATAACTGTATTAAGTTTGTCGCGAAGCTTGTAACACTCAGCAAGAAACGTTGGagattcaataaaatatatatataaatgatcagcataatGAGCTGAGTCGGTTTGGACATGTCCGCCTGTCCAACCAATGGTCTGTATttatacaaactagtccctcagtttttgagatattgttctgaaattttggacaCGTCCTtctctcaccaagaagctgtcCGAAACgctgatattggaccactatagaacatacatatgtagctgccatacaaactgcatgAACAGAgtcaagtccttatatgaaaaccttttttatttgacgagatatctttaagaaattttgtaccaattattttctaagccaacgctacaatatctgaagaaatttttcagatcggactactatatcatattgctgccatacaaactgaacgataaaaatcTATTTCTTCCATGGAAACTTCGTTATTTgtgtttcttatttttcttgtttcattttaatttcgtttgttttaaataaaaaaaattaatttttatgtttttgaattCCTTCCTTTCCTCAGCGCACTAAGGACCCTATCGCCATTGAGTTATATGCCAAGAAAGTAACTAGCGTGCCGACGGATAGTGAAACGCCGTCCGAAACGACAGCTGACAATGCCACCGCCTTAGCCACGCTCCAACCGAATGTTGAGCTCACCGATGCGGAGAAGGCCAAGGCATACAGAGACATCTTACACAGCCATGAGACCGGTGCGCACGCCAAGACAAACGTGGCGTCCAACTGGTATGATCCGGAGTATGGTGTTAAAAGGATACGCAGAGGCAGTGAGTATGCAAAGAATCGTTTTTTTAATTGATGGCCAACACTGTTGCATTGAGCATTACTTACTATGCAGTGCCTACAATTTTCAGCAATTAAATGCGCATAATTTTCAGCATTCTAAATATTCAGCACACATGAGCGGCTAAGTAACCACAGCACTtggcttt is part of the Bactrocera tryoni isolate S06 unplaced genomic scaffold, CSIRO_BtryS06_freeze2 scaffold_879, whole genome shotgun sequence genome and encodes:
- the LOC120782013 gene encoding uncharacterized protein LOC120782013 codes for the protein LTFSTSFFSGRCIVITSLLFAFVIYQFYSASIVGTLLMEKPKTIRTLRDLIHSSLAVGVEDIAYNRDYFLRTKDPIAIELYAKKVTSVPTDSETPSETTADNATALATLQPNVELTDAEKAKAYRDILHSHETGAHAKTNVASNWYDPEYGVKRIRRGTSISECQGEFIVYTYISTHFGLIFPHANSVFCYEPRHAATSIWCISE